In one window of Deinococcus terrestris DNA:
- a CDS encoding GGDEF domain-containing protein — MAHTLDGRLATVLTALGRLAGEEVLTRLPVLLADIGPDAAEVVLPGAGHVPLRCGEEVVRELRLPPGAPLGSWRLFAAGVGALLETGAGRARAERLHRLTERLAGQGEDLDLVSRILEGVVTEFGLRGAQGLRDRCGTLHPEARWRVGDPGALPEWSAAERSALREGQPTVREDGLLLPLAGRWRTRLAMWFTAPPGRAWSPHDLDLLGAMAHAAGLEFERVQLTRHMAALLRLQENLLALGAEAAYQPLLEEALRVIPGAETGSLLVREGGVFRYRAAIVHDMAELRDVTFTLEDVRDRWYGLGLEAWAAGVPRVLVRPGQGVHGTSYTRAGVWVDALLPSVYGIAANVGVPVLYRGEVYAFLNIDARHDPHAFGGDSVEVARTFALHAAALLRETAQRARIEEAARTDVLTGLPNRRAFTESLARQVAAARRYGQALSLLVLDVSNFKTINDGLGHAAGDEALVQIGAAVAGALRTGDEVFRWGGDEFAVLLPHTAAAEAGVVAGRIQTALHARQVGGLPLHVTIGVAGTTPGEDPDGEALLRRADAAMYRAKREEKGLAPLV; from the coding sequence TTGGCGCACACCCTGGACGGACGACTGGCGACCGTGCTGACCGCATTGGGGCGGTTGGCGGGCGAAGAGGTGTTGACCCGTTTGCCCGTTCTGCTGGCGGACATCGGACCGGACGCCGCTGAGGTCGTGCTTCCCGGCGCGGGGCACGTGCCGCTGCGCTGCGGGGAAGAGGTGGTGCGCGAGCTGCGGCTGCCGCCGGGCGCACCCCTGGGGTCGTGGCGGCTTTTCGCTGCCGGGGTGGGGGCGCTGCTGGAGACCGGGGCCGGGCGGGCGCGGGCCGAGCGGCTGCACCGCCTGACCGAGCGGCTGGCCGGGCAGGGCGAGGACCTCGACCTGGTGAGCCGCATTCTGGAAGGAGTCGTGACCGAGTTCGGGCTGCGCGGCGCCCAGGGATTGCGTGACCGCTGCGGCACCCTCCACCCCGAGGCCCGCTGGCGGGTGGGCGACCCCGGCGCCCTGCCCGAGTGGAGCGCCGCCGAGCGCTCGGCCCTGCGGGAGGGCCAGCCCACCGTGCGCGAGGACGGCCTGCTGCTGCCCCTCGCCGGGCGCTGGCGGACCCGGCTGGCGATGTGGTTCACGGCTCCCCCCGGCCGCGCGTGGTCCCCGCACGACCTCGACCTGCTGGGAGCGATGGCGCACGCGGCCGGGCTGGAGTTCGAGCGGGTGCAGCTCACCCGCCACATGGCCGCGCTGCTGCGGCTGCAGGAAAACCTGCTGGCCCTGGGCGCGGAGGCTGCCTACCAGCCCCTGCTCGAAGAGGCGCTGCGGGTCATCCCCGGCGCCGAGACAGGCTCGCTGCTGGTGCGCGAGGGGGGCGTGTTCCGCTACCGGGCCGCCATCGTTCACGACATGGCCGAGTTGCGCGACGTGACCTTTACCCTGGAAGACGTGCGCGACCGCTGGTACGGCCTGGGCCTGGAGGCCTGGGCCGCCGGGGTGCCGCGCGTGCTGGTGCGGCCGGGGCAGGGGGTGCACGGCACCAGCTACACCCGCGCGGGCGTGTGGGTCGACGCCCTGCTGCCCTCGGTGTACGGAATCGCGGCCAACGTGGGCGTGCCCGTGCTCTACCGGGGCGAGGTCTACGCCTTTCTCAACATCGACGCGCGGCACGACCCCCACGCCTTTGGCGGCGATTCGGTGGAAGTGGCCCGCACCTTCGCCCTGCACGCGGCGGCGCTGCTGCGTGAAACGGCCCAGCGTGCCCGCATCGAGGAAGCCGCCCGCACCGATGTCCTCACCGGGCTGCCCAACCGCCGCGCCTTTACCGAGTCGCTCGCCCGGCAGGTCGCCGCTGCGCGGCGTTACGGGCAGGCCCTCTCGCTGCTGGTGCTGGACGTGTCGAACTTCAAGACCATCAATGACGGCCTCGGCCACGCCGCCGGGGACGAGGCGCTCGTGCAGATTGGCGCGGCCGTCGCGGGGGCGCTGCGAACCGGAGACGAGGTCTTCCGCTGGGGCGGTGACGAGTTCGCCGTGCTGCTGCCCCACACCGCCGCTGCCGAGGCGGGGGTCGTCGCGGGGCGCATCCAGACCGCGCTGCATGCCCGCCAGGTGGGGGGCTTGCCCCTGCACGTCACCATCGGCGTGGCTGGCACCACCCCCGGCGAGGACCCCGACGGCGAGGCCCTGCTGCGCCGCGCCGACGCCGCCATGTACCGCGCCAAGCGTGAGGAAAAGGGCTTGGCGCCTTTAGTCTGA
- a CDS encoding DNA repair protein, translating to MTRAAKKKDAAEQSAAPKGTDVLTQFADLVATAGVASEAPALHAGGAGEDRLNELLSAELQLAHDRWGLGLLHLRHAAELRRTEAGLEIALLVDGAERARVGEGPQTVAATYAVMTAPGADGLSEWGVLPDGHRVTLRPGLGQLKVLVEDARDFETHWAQERGGLWTRTWRQGETLAVEVHRPASPTTALADAAWDVIASIKDRNFQRELMERSNSVGMLGALLGARHRGAGEALALLPEAHFAVSSAVLRVQGTEARSLDRWKALLREGAEQLDDLQRAGTKRLATVLSGGLR from the coding sequence ATGACCCGAGCCGCAAAGAAAAAGGACGCAGCCGAGCAGTCCGCCGCCCCGAAGGGCACGGACGTGCTGACCCAATTCGCCGATCTCGTCGCCACGGCGGGCGTCGCCAGTGAGGCCCCAGCGCTGCACGCGGGCGGCGCAGGCGAGGACCGCCTGAACGAGCTCCTGAGCGCTGAACTGCAACTCGCGCACGACCGCTGGGGCCTGGGGCTGCTGCACCTGCGCCACGCGGCCGAACTGCGCCGCACCGAGGCGGGGCTGGAGATCGCCCTGCTCGTCGACGGAGCCGAACGCGCCCGTGTGGGCGAGGGGCCGCAGACGGTCGCCGCGACCTACGCGGTGATGACGGCCCCCGGTGCCGACGGCCTGAGCGAATGGGGCGTGCTGCCCGACGGGCACCGGGTGACCCTGCGCCCTGGCCTGGGCCAGCTCAAGGTGCTCGTCGAGGACGCCCGCGACTTCGAAACCCACTGGGCGCAGGAGCGCGGCGGCCTGTGGACCCGCACCTGGCGGCAGGGCGAGACGCTGGCCGTGGAGGTCCACCGCCCCGCCTCTCCCACGACGGCGCTGGCCGACGCGGCCTGGGACGTGATCGCGTCCATCAAGGACCGCAACTTCCAGCGTGAGCTGATGGAGCGCTCCAACAGCGTCGGGATGCTCGGAGCACTCCTGGGCGCCCGGCACCGGGGAGCGGGCGAGGCACTCGCGCTGCTGCCCGAAGCGCACTTCGCCGTCAGCTCGGCCGTGCTTCGCGTGCAGGGCACCGAAGCCCGCAGCCTCGACCGCTGGAAAGCCCTGTTGCGCGAGGGGGCTGAGCAACTCGACGACCTGCAACGCGCCGGAACCAAGCGGCTGGCGACCGTGCTGAGCGGCGGATTGCGCTGA
- a CDS encoding nucleotide sugar dehydrogenase, translating to MTISPISSSSAVLCEKLQHRTAKVAVLGLGYVGTPLAIHLAQSGYAVTGFDPQVSRVNAINGGRSPVQDVDNHAVLTLRAGGLLHATADSEGLAEHDVFILCVPTPLTDSKQPDVSYIEQAADSLVDHLRPGCLVILESTTYPGTTDELLLPILQRSGLTPEVDLFVAFSPERVDPGNASFNTGNIPKLVGGIGPASTEMATTLYRSFLTQVFPVSSARVAEMAKLHENTFRAINIGYVNELAVVCNTLGIDVWEVIDAAGTKPFGFMPFYPGPGIGGHCIPLDPHYLAWRARKAGFVTRFIDLADHVNSQMPKYIVTRIAESLNEHGRAIRGSRILALGVTYKPDVDDARESPALDVIHELERRGAQVRFVDPYVQALPQDHGPVLNAQKAELTDDTFAWTDMALILTNHSSFDWPDISARVPRVFDTRGAARNIAMNVTSL from the coding sequence GTGACTATCTCGCCCATCTCCTCTTCGTCTGCCGTACTCTGCGAGAAACTACAACACCGTACCGCTAAAGTCGCTGTATTGGGTCTAGGGTATGTCGGCACACCGTTGGCGATCCATCTAGCTCAAAGTGGATACGCTGTCACAGGATTTGATCCTCAAGTGTCGAGGGTCAATGCCATCAACGGTGGGCGGAGTCCTGTGCAGGATGTCGACAACCATGCGGTGCTTACCTTAAGGGCGGGCGGGCTGTTGCATGCCACAGCGGACAGCGAAGGTCTTGCTGAGCATGACGTGTTCATTCTCTGCGTGCCGACGCCATTGACGGATTCGAAGCAACCCGATGTCAGCTACATTGAACAGGCGGCGGACAGCCTGGTGGATCACCTGCGTCCCGGCTGTCTGGTAATTTTGGAGAGCACCACTTACCCAGGCACCACCGACGAACTGCTTCTACCAATATTGCAGCGCAGTGGGTTGACGCCGGAGGTCGATCTCTTCGTCGCATTTAGCCCTGAGCGGGTCGATCCTGGCAATGCCAGTTTCAACACGGGCAATATTCCCAAACTCGTGGGCGGTATCGGTCCAGCCAGCACCGAAATGGCCACCACCCTCTACCGGAGTTTCCTGACGCAGGTGTTCCCCGTTAGCAGTGCACGAGTGGCCGAGATGGCGAAGCTGCACGAGAACACCTTCCGGGCCATCAACATTGGCTACGTCAACGAACTGGCAGTTGTCTGCAACACGTTAGGAATTGACGTCTGGGAGGTGATAGATGCGGCGGGCACCAAGCCCTTTGGCTTCATGCCTTTCTATCCTGGCCCTGGCATCGGGGGCCACTGCATCCCGCTTGACCCCCACTACCTCGCGTGGCGTGCTCGCAAGGCTGGCTTCGTGACCCGCTTCATCGATCTCGCAGACCACGTCAACAGCCAGATGCCGAAGTACATCGTGACCCGTATCGCCGAGAGTCTGAATGAGCATGGCCGCGCCATACGTGGGAGCCGCATCCTGGCGCTTGGGGTGACCTACAAGCCGGATGTGGACGACGCGCGGGAAAGCCCAGCGCTCGACGTCATCCATGAATTGGAGCGCCGGGGGGCGCAGGTCCGCTTCGTCGACCCCTATGTACAAGCGCTCCCGCAAGATCATGGCCCCGTTCTCAATGCCCAGAAAGCAGAACTCACGGACGACACCTTCGCGTGGACGGACATGGCCCTGATACTGACCAACCACAGCTCGTTCGACTGGCCCGACATCAGTGCCCGTGTACCCCGCGTCTTTGACACCCGGGGTGCTGCTCGCAACATTGCCATGAATGTCACCTCACTGTGA
- a CDS encoding glycosyltransferase, translating to MTVHNKMLDTAPLQPVGSRLMWPLIGIGGLFLAYLVAKVAFLFQATSRVEQVLALLWTYPVMMAFFLFFRSVLREQRVTLCTETPSVSLVVCCFNEGEGIRRTVQSCLSQGYANLQKIIVIDDGSTDGITRDILREVEAEYGSAVEVLYKEKNQGKRHGMYDGYHKVDTEYVIFVDSDTVLGPNFVHWMLTSASQPGVGGAVANIKISSPDTLLIRLQKAIYARGINFQRRAESSIGAVSCLSGCGAIYRKEALDKVMAGWPEESFWGKPVGFGDDRSLTNRVLLQGYRTVYQPNATVYTDAPQTFQRLMKQQIRWKKGWFINSLKVLLPFIRLRPGVALMLQIPYILSAVLTPFIVLHVLYNSLTTGTWPTYWVGSMLLLTTAMYACTKVGAQDAEVREAGFLDFIGSALFTIGVLSMLIVPALAQIQKRGWGTR from the coding sequence ATGACTGTTCATAACAAGATGTTGGATACGGCCCCTCTCCAGCCTGTTGGGTCGCGCCTGATGTGGCCCCTCATCGGCATTGGGGGTCTGTTCCTGGCGTACCTTGTGGCCAAGGTTGCGTTCCTGTTTCAGGCCACTTCAAGGGTCGAGCAGGTTCTGGCCCTGCTCTGGACCTATCCAGTGATGATGGCGTTTTTCCTGTTCTTCCGGTCCGTGCTCCGAGAACAGAGGGTCACTCTATGCACGGAGACTCCCAGCGTGTCGCTGGTCGTTTGCTGCTTCAACGAGGGAGAGGGCATCCGCCGGACGGTACAGAGTTGCCTGAGCCAAGGCTACGCGAACCTCCAGAAAATCATCGTTATCGATGACGGCAGCACAGACGGCATCACGCGGGATATCCTGCGCGAGGTTGAGGCCGAGTACGGTTCCGCCGTCGAGGTTCTCTACAAAGAGAAGAATCAGGGCAAGCGCCACGGCATGTACGACGGCTACCACAAGGTGGATACGGAGTACGTGATTTTCGTTGACAGCGATACGGTCCTGGGGCCGAACTTCGTTCATTGGATGCTCACCTCTGCTTCCCAGCCGGGCGTGGGCGGTGCGGTCGCCAACATCAAGATTTCGTCGCCCGACACGCTGCTCATCCGGCTCCAGAAGGCCATCTATGCCCGTGGGATCAACTTCCAGCGCCGTGCCGAGTCCTCCATCGGAGCAGTGAGCTGCCTGTCCGGCTGTGGGGCGATCTACCGCAAGGAGGCATTGGATAAGGTTATGGCGGGCTGGCCGGAAGAGTCATTCTGGGGCAAGCCGGTAGGGTTCGGGGACGACCGCTCCCTCACCAACCGCGTGCTGCTTCAGGGCTACCGCACCGTCTATCAGCCCAACGCCACGGTATACACAGATGCGCCCCAGACGTTCCAGCGCCTGATGAAGCAGCAGATCAGGTGGAAGAAGGGTTGGTTCATCAACTCGCTGAAGGTGTTGCTGCCATTCATCCGTCTGCGCCCTGGCGTCGCCCTGATGCTCCAGATTCCCTACATCCTGTCGGCAGTTCTCACGCCATTTATCGTGCTGCACGTGCTGTACAACAGCCTCACGACTGGCACCTGGCCGACCTACTGGGTGGGGTCCATGTTGCTGCTGACGACGGCGATGTACGCCTGTACGAAGGTGGGAGCGCAAGACGCCGAAGTGCGAGAGGCGGGCTTTCTAGACTTCATCGGCTCAGCCCTCTTCACCATAGGCGTGCTGAGCATGTTGATCGTGCCAGCGCTCGCGCAGATTCAGAAGCGCGGGTGGGGTACGCGGTAA
- a CDS encoding recombinase family protein produces the protein MLEQTLDGHRLQPDLLTAWTLGNGLGTSASAASTRTPTDNSKALKSIDATMARLLPSVMGAFAEFERQLLKEHQREGIEAAKKKRAY, from the coding sequence TTGCTGGAACAGACTCTGGATGGTCATAGACTTCAACCTGACCTACTGACGGCGTGGACACTGGGCAACGGCTTGGGAACATCCGCGTCAGCAGCCTCGACCAGAACACCGACCGACAACTCGAAAGCGCTCAAGTCGATAGACGCCACGATGGCGCGGTTGCTGCCGTCCGTCATGGGGGCTTTTGCCGAATTTGAGCGGCAACTGCTGAAGGAGCACCAGCGCGAGGGCATCGAGGCCGCCAAGAAGAAAAGAGCTTACTGA
- a CDS encoding DUF305 domain-containing protein produces MKLPPRLLPFAVLTLISGPALAQMDHSMHGQPAINRASAPHAMTDMDVLAPLSGKAFDRAYLSMMIGHHQGAVEMARAVQGRVKDAQVKTWVANVIRDQTGEIRDMTAWLKPLGGLDIKMRGMMATGMKGMITPLKTAKEPDRAFVQGMLPHHASALDMANLALQKSSDARVLKLSRDIIKAQADEMYAFKLWLAKRG; encoded by the coding sequence ATGAAGCTTCCGCCGCGCCTGCTCCCATTTGCCGTCCTGACCCTGATCAGTGGCCCGGCCCTCGCCCAGATGGACCACAGCATGCACGGCCAACCGGCCATCAACAGGGCCTCAGCCCCGCACGCCATGACCGATATGGACGTTCTCGCGCCCCTGAGCGGGAAAGCTTTTGACCGCGCCTATCTCAGCATGATGATCGGGCACCACCAAGGGGCGGTCGAGATGGCCCGCGCTGTGCAGGGACGGGTGAAGGACGCTCAGGTCAAGACCTGGGTGGCGAACGTCATTCGGGACCAGACCGGCGAGATCCGGGATATGACCGCCTGGCTGAAGCCCCTGGGTGGACTCGACATCAAGATGCGCGGGATGATGGCCACCGGCATGAAGGGCATGATCACGCCGCTGAAGACCGCCAAGGAACCGGACCGGGCTTTTGTCCAGGGCATGCTGCCCCACCACGCGTCCGCGCTCGACATGGCCAACCTTGCCCTCCAGAAAAGCAGTGACGCCCGCGTGCTGAAGCTCTCGCGCGACATCATCAAGGCGCAGGCCGATGAGATGTACGCCTTCAAGCTGTGGCTGGCCAAGCGCGGTTGA
- a CDS encoding response regulator transcription factor — protein MARILIVDDDPAILDILGTYLRREGHTVLEAQDGGAGRERLAAADLAILDWMLPGITGLDLAREQRRAHPEFPILLLTARGEEEDKLRGLAVGADDYVTKPFSPREVVARVRALLRRAHLHDQVSAGGLHLDERTRTATLDGEGLSLTRLEFDLLLTLARHPGFVWSRDQLLERVWGPDFPGVERVVDVHMAGLRRKLGENPEQPRFIETLRGLGYRFREEV, from the coding sequence ATGGCCCGCATCCTGATCGTCGACGACGACCCCGCCATCCTGGACATCCTGGGCACGTACCTGAGACGGGAGGGGCACACCGTGCTGGAAGCGCAGGATGGCGGCGCCGGACGGGAGAGGTTGGCGGCGGCGGACCTCGCCATCCTTGACTGGATGCTCCCCGGAATCACCGGATTGGATCTGGCCCGCGAGCAGCGCCGGGCGCACCCGGAGTTCCCGATCCTGCTGCTCACCGCGCGGGGCGAGGAGGAAGACAAGCTCCGTGGCCTGGCGGTTGGGGCCGACGATTATGTCACCAAACCCTTCTCGCCCCGGGAGGTCGTCGCGCGGGTCCGGGCGTTGCTGCGGCGCGCCCACCTGCACGACCAAGTGTCGGCGGGCGGCCTGCACCTTGACGAGCGGACACGCACAGCCACCCTGGACGGGGAGGGCCTCAGCCTCACGCGGCTGGAGTTCGATCTGCTGCTGACTCTGGCCCGCCATCCTGGCTTCGTGTGGTCGCGCGACCAGCTGCTGGAACGGGTCTGGGGACCGGACTTTCCCGGCGTGGAGCGGGTGGTCGACGTGCATATGGCGGGCCTGCGCAGGAAGCTGGGAGAAAACCCCGAGCAGCCACGCTTTATCGAGACGCTGCGTGGCTTGGGTTACCGCTTCCGGGAGGAAGTGTGA
- a CDS encoding sensor histidine kinase, with protein sequence MRLFPRLFLGHLLVVLVALGALLLVAEVTAPSFYRHHVEQMVALLGPEGRELRPDLERGMRQTLNRALLAALPFAVVGAALTSWLTSQRIVRSVRLLGEGSRDLAGGHYRRRLPETGRDELTDLAHNFNVMAGSLERVEQDRVALIGDVGHELRTPLAALRGYTEAITDGVMPPEQAALAIRREVRAMERLASDLSLVSRVEAGRVELHPTAFGASQLLTAALERFGDAYAECGVTLTVQAGPDALEVRADFERSLQVLSNLLSNALRHTPQGGQVTLGAEAAGVQVSFTVQDTGHGIPQEHLARIFERFYRVDPARTRGDGSGVGLTIARGLAQQMGGEIGVTSDRAGTRFTLWLPRGVQVFPQP encoded by the coding sequence GTGAGGCTCTTTCCCCGGCTCTTCCTGGGGCATCTGCTGGTGGTTCTGGTGGCCCTGGGCGCCCTGCTGCTGGTCGCGGAGGTGACCGCACCGAGCTTCTACCGCCACCACGTCGAGCAGATGGTCGCGCTGCTGGGGCCGGAGGGCCGGGAGTTGCGGCCTGACCTGGAACGCGGCATGCGCCAGACCCTGAACCGGGCGCTGCTGGCTGCCCTGCCCTTCGCGGTGGTGGGCGCGGCGCTGACCTCCTGGCTGACCTCCCAGCGCATTGTGCGCTCGGTCCGACTGCTGGGTGAGGGAAGCCGCGACCTGGCAGGCGGACACTACCGCCGTCGCCTGCCAGAGACAGGGCGCGACGAACTCACCGACCTCGCGCACAACTTCAACGTGATGGCGGGGTCGCTGGAACGGGTCGAGCAGGACCGGGTGGCGTTGATCGGTGACGTGGGGCACGAGCTGCGCACGCCGCTGGCTGCGCTACGCGGGTACACCGAGGCCATCACGGACGGCGTGATGCCCCCCGAACAGGCCGCGCTCGCCATCCGGCGGGAGGTGCGGGCGATGGAGCGCCTCGCCAGTGATCTCAGTCTGGTCTCGCGGGTCGAGGCCGGGCGGGTCGAGCTGCATCCCACGGCATTTGGCGCTTCCCAGCTTCTGACGGCGGCGCTGGAACGCTTCGGGGACGCCTACGCCGAGTGCGGCGTGACGTTGACCGTGCAAGCCGGGCCAGACGCTCTGGAGGTTCGGGCCGACTTCGAGCGGTCGCTGCAGGTGCTCTCCAACCTGCTCTCCAATGCCCTACGCCACACACCCCAGGGAGGTCAGGTCACGCTGGGAGCCGAGGCTGCTGGTGTCCAAGTGAGCTTCACGGTGCAGGACACCGGACACGGCATCCCACAGGAGCATCTCGCGCGCATCTTCGAGCGCTTTTACCGGGTGGACCCCGCCCGAACACGGGGAGACGGGAGCGGCGTGGGGCTGACCATTGCCCGGGGGCTCGCCCAACAGATGGGCGGGGAAATAGGGGTGACCTCGGACCGGGCGGGGACCCGCTTTACCTTGTGGCTGCCACGGGGGGTGCAGGTATTTCCACAACCCTGA
- a CDS encoding heavy metal translocating P-type ATPase, producing the protein MTTQDHGRHHGHHRPGAVLEVALRNCHDASEFADLERSLARISGVTSVHVDRTRAVAHLGYDPGRVTEAELRHHLHGAGYDCVCQDCAPSVSQPGHPSVGHEHQVPDPAAVSHAAAPATHDLHAAGEHGLHAGTGHVGRDAHADMGHDEHAGHGADMVNDMLRRFVVSLLLTLPIVLYSPIGELLGFTAAPPFGLSMAWFGLILSTPVVWWGGWPFISAAWRALKRREANMMTLIATGILVSYVYSVWATLFLRTDEVFFEAAAMLTTFSLAGHWLEMRSRFATGRAVEALLKLAPATARAVRNGQEVEIPLEQVVVGDELVVRPGDRVPVDGEVLTGSSYVDESMITGEPIPAAKTPGVRVTGGTVNQNGAFTFRATAVGADTALSRIVQMVQNAQASKAPAQRLADTAGKYLVFVALGSGLIAFLVWSLLGAGTVFALTAAVSTIVIACPDALALATPTAITVGVGKGAREGVLFKNAAALEATAGVDTVIFDKTGTLTEGTPALTDLVTAPGVSEADLLHLAASADQPSQHPLAEAIVRGAQARGVTVLRPEAFGSIPGHGVHATVQGRRVLIGNRRLMDREGVEVGVLPDEVDRLAADGKTAMYVAADGQALGVVAVADTIRESARVAVQALHAAGVQTVMLTGDNRHTAEAVARQLGMDTVIADVLPEQKAAKVQELQAQGRKVAMVGDGVNDAPALAQAEVGIAIGAGTDVAVETADVVLVKSDPASVAVGIALARHVRGKIKQNLFWAAIYNLLAIPFAAGVLYPSYGILLRPEWAALLMSASTLIVTLNALSLNWLRFGHPTVTGN; encoded by the coding sequence ATGACGACGCAGGACCACGGCAGGCATCACGGCCACCACAGACCAGGGGCTGTCCTTGAGGTGGCCTTGCGCAACTGCCACGACGCTTCAGAGTTCGCAGACCTGGAGCGCAGCCTCGCACGAATTAGCGGCGTGACCTCGGTGCATGTCGACCGGACGCGCGCGGTCGCGCATCTGGGGTACGATCCGGGCCGCGTGACTGAGGCGGAGCTTCGTCACCACCTGCATGGGGCCGGATACGACTGTGTTTGCCAGGATTGTGCGCCGTCTGTCTCGCAGCCCGGTCACCCGAGCGTCGGTCATGAGCATCAGGTGCCCGACCCCGCTGCGGTGAGCCACGCCGCCGCCCCTGCGACCCACGATTTGCACGCTGCGGGCGAACACGGCCTCCACGCGGGCACGGGCCACGTCGGGCGGGACGCACACGCCGACATGGGCCATGACGAGCACGCGGGGCACGGCGCGGACATGGTGAATGACATGCTGCGCCGCTTCGTGGTGTCACTGCTGCTGACCCTCCCCATCGTCCTGTACTCCCCGATTGGCGAGCTGCTGGGGTTCACTGCGGCGCCGCCCTTCGGCCTCTCGATGGCCTGGTTTGGCCTGATCCTGTCCACGCCCGTCGTGTGGTGGGGGGGATGGCCGTTCATCTCCGCCGCCTGGCGTGCCCTGAAGCGGCGCGAGGCGAACATGATGACCCTGATCGCTACCGGCATCCTGGTCTCCTACGTCTACTCGGTCTGGGCCACCCTCTTCCTGCGGACGGACGAGGTGTTCTTCGAGGCGGCCGCGATGCTCACGACCTTCTCGCTGGCCGGGCACTGGCTGGAGATGCGCTCACGCTTCGCTACGGGGAGAGCGGTGGAGGCCTTGTTGAAGCTGGCCCCGGCCACGGCCCGCGCCGTGCGGAACGGCCAGGAAGTTGAGATTCCGCTGGAGCAGGTCGTGGTGGGCGACGAACTCGTGGTGCGCCCCGGCGACCGGGTACCGGTGGACGGCGAGGTACTCACGGGAAGCAGCTACGTGGATGAGTCGATGATCACCGGCGAGCCGATTCCAGCCGCAAAGACGCCCGGCGTCCGGGTGACCGGCGGCACGGTGAACCAGAACGGGGCATTCACCTTCCGCGCGACCGCTGTCGGCGCGGACACGGCCCTCTCGCGCATCGTGCAGATGGTGCAAAACGCGCAGGCCAGCAAGGCCCCGGCGCAGCGCCTGGCCGACACGGCGGGCAAGTATCTGGTGTTCGTGGCCCTGGGCAGCGGGCTGATCGCCTTTCTGGTTTGGTCTCTCCTGGGGGCAGGCACCGTGTTCGCTCTCACCGCCGCTGTCTCGACCATCGTCATCGCCTGCCCGGACGCGCTGGCCCTCGCCACGCCGACCGCCATCACCGTGGGGGTTGGGAAGGGAGCGCGGGAAGGCGTGCTGTTCAAAAATGCTGCGGCGCTCGAAGCGACCGCTGGGGTGGACACCGTGATCTTCGACAAGACCGGGACGCTCACCGAGGGCACACCCGCCCTGACCGACCTGGTCACCGCCCCTGGAGTCAGCGAAGCAGACCTGCTGCACCTGGCGGCCTCGGCGGATCAACCCTCACAGCACCCGTTGGCCGAGGCCATCGTCAGGGGGGCACAGGCGCGCGGCGTCACGGTCCTGCGACCTGAAGCCTTCGGCAGCATCCCCGGACACGGCGTGCACGCGACCGTGCAGGGCCGCCGGGTCTTGATCGGCAACCGCAGGCTGATGGACCGGGAAGGCGTGGAGGTAGGTGTCCTTCCGGACGAGGTAGACCGGCTGGCGGCGGATGGCAAGACCGCGATGTACGTGGCGGCGGATGGGCAGGCGCTGGGCGTGGTGGCGGTAGCGGATACCATCCGCGAGTCGGCGAGGGTGGCGGTGCAGGCCCTCCATGCCGCTGGCGTCCAGACAGTGATGTTGACGGGTGACAACCGGCACACGGCGGAAGCGGTCGCCCGTCAGCTGGGGATGGACACGGTGATCGCGGACGTGCTGCCTGAACAGAAGGCCGCAAAGGTTCAGGAGCTCCAGGCACAGGGCCGCAAGGTGGCGATGGTGGGCGACGGTGTGAATGACGCGCCCGCGCTCGCGCAGGCCGAGGTGGGCATCGCCATTGGGGCAGGTACTGATGTAGCCGTCGAAACAGCCGACGTGGTGTTGGTCAAGAGCGACCCGGCGAGCGTGGCCGTCGGCATCGCCCTGGCGCGTCATGTCCGCGGCAAGATCAAGCAGAACCTCTTCTGGGCCGCAATTTATAACTTGCTGGCCATTCCCTTCGCGGCGGGGGTGCTGTATCCAAGCTACGGCATCCTGCTGCGCCCCGAGTGGGCCGCGCTGCTGATGAGCGCCAGCACCTTGATCGTGACGCTGAACGCCCTGTCGCTGAATTGGTTGCGCTTCGGCCACCCAACAGTCACCGGGAACTGA